From the genome of Triticum aestivum cultivar Chinese Spring chromosome 3B, IWGSC CS RefSeq v2.1, whole genome shotgun sequence, one region includes:
- the LOC123067453 gene encoding abscisic acid receptor PYL9-like, translated as MEPHMESALRQGLTEPERREVEGVVEEHHTFPGRTSGTCTSLVTQRVQAPLAAVWDIVRGFANPQRYKHFIKSCALAAGDGATVGSVREVTVVSGLPASTSTEPHGGRALESIPLPICVAFFSRAMVRHMTVVLMATCP; from the coding sequence ATGGAGCCCCACATGGAGAGCGCGCTCCGTCAAGGGTTGACGGAGCCGGAGCGGAGGGAGGTGGAGGGCGTGGTGGAGGAGCACCACACATTCCCTGGGCGCACCAGCGGGACGTGCACGTCACTGGTCACACAGCGCGTGCAGGCACCTCTTGCCGCCGTGTGGGACATCGTGCGCGGCTTCGCCAATCCACAGCGCTACAAGCACTTCATCAAGTCCTGTGCtctcgccgccggcgacggcgCCACCGTGGGCAGTGTCCGCGAGGTCACCGTCGTCTCCGGCCTCCCCGCCTCCACCAGCACCGAGCCCCATGGAGGTCGAGCTCTTGAATCTATTCCTCTTCCCATTTGTGTTGCCTTCTTCTCCAGGGCGATGGTCCGGCATATGACCGTCGTTTTGATGGCCACGTGTCCATGA